Proteins co-encoded in one Ananas comosus cultivar F153 linkage group 15, ASM154086v1, whole genome shotgun sequence genomic window:
- the LOC109721139 gene encoding protein DETOXIFICATION 42-like, which produces MEAHVPPPPPPPLAAPSDDTRDEENITIPDPSTENDDDGDDAAASKQGEDAQEEDLAANKDEDLSLPPISGRPRNTGLYLFIMDIRRVFKLDELGSEIMRIAVPAALALAADPLASLVDTAFIGRLGSVEIAAVGVSIAIFNQVSKVCIYPLVSVTTSFVAEEDAIISKAINEAVEHKTEDLEKAYSPADDNDLNDDLPPCTTTDSKTNCGASCLAAECTNLSRYGCKRKYIPSVSSALIVGGVLGLLQTVFLIFAAKLVLSIMGVKSGSPMLNPALRYLMLRSLGAPAVLLSLAMQGVFRGFKDTRTPLYATVAGDATNIILDPILIFVFHMGVSGAAIAHVISQYLITLILLCRLVQQVDVVPPNIKALKFSRFLRCGFLLLARVIAVTFCVTLAASLAAHHGPTVMAAFQICSQLWLATSLLADGLAVAGQAVLASAFAKKDHRKVVTATARVLQLSIVLGMALTVVLGVGMRFAAGIFSKDANVIKIIHKGIPFVAGTQTINSLAFVFDGVNFGASDYSYSAYSMVAVAAISIPCLIVLSSHHGFIGIWIALTIYMSLRTIASNWRMGAARGPWTFLRR; this is translated from the exons ATGGAAGCTCatgttcctcctcctcctccgcctccactgGCAGCACCTTCTGATGATACTCGTGACGAGGAAAATATTACTATCCCTGATCCGTCGACGGagaatgatgatgatggtgatgatgctGCTGCTTCGAAACAAGGAGAGGATGCACAAGAAGAAGATCTTGCCGCCAACAAAGACGAGGATTTGTCGTTGCCGCCGATTAGCGGGAGGCCGAGAAATACGGGGCTTTATCTGTTCATCATGGATATCAG GCGTGTGTTCAAGCTTGATGAGCTCGGCTCGGAGATCATGCGGATCGCCGTGCCCGCCGCATTGGCTTTAGCAGCCGATCCGCTCGCTTCTCTTGTCGATACCGCATTCATCGGCCGACTAG gttccGTGGAGATTGCTGCTGTGGGGGTTTCTATTGCAATATTCAACCAGGTTTCGAAGGTTTGCATATATCCTCTTGTTAGTGTCACCACCTCCTTTGTTGCCGAGGAAGATGCCATTATCAGCAAAGCCATTAATGAAGCAGTAGAACACAAAACTGAAGACTTGGAAAAGGCTTATTCTCCTGCAGACGATAATGATCTGAACGACGACCTGCCTCCCTGCACTACTACtg ATTCTAAGACAAACTGTGGCGCATCGTGTCTTGCCGCCGAGTGTACTAATTTGTCGAGATATGGATGCAAGAGGAAATACATTCCCTCAGTTTCATCTGCACTAATTGTTGGTGGAGTTCTTGGTCTTCTTCAGACTGTCTTCCTGATTTTCGCGGCGAAACTAGTCTTGAGCATCATGGGTGTGAAGTCT GGTTCTCCTATGCTAAACCCAGCATTGCGATACCTGATGTTGCGATCACTTGGTGCCCCTGCTGTTCTCTTATCTTTGGCCATGCAAGGGGTCTTTCGCGGATTTAAGGATACAAGAACTCCTTTGTATGCTACTG TGGCTGGAGATGCGACAAATATCATATTAGATCCAATTCTAATATTTGTTTTCCATATGGGTGTTAGTGGTGCAGCAATTGCTCATGTTATTTCTCA GTACCTTATAACATTGATACTGCTATGTAGACTAGTTCAACAAGTTGATGTCGTACCACCAAATATAAAAGCCCTGAAGTTCAGTCGATTCCTTCGATGTG GATTCCTTCTCCTAGCAAGGGTGATTGCTGTAACATTCTGCGTCACACTCGCTGCCTCGTTGGCTGCTCATCATGGGCCAACTGTCATGGCTGCTTTTCAAATTTGCTCGCAACTTTGGTTGGCGACTTCTCTTCTTGCCGACGGATTGGCTGTTGCTGGACAG GCTGTACTTGCTAGTGCATTTGCCAAGAAAGATCATCGCAAGGTTGTTACTGCTACTGCTCGCGTATTGcag TTAAGCATCGTTTTAGGGATGGCTCTGACAGTTGTGCTTGGAGTGGGGATGCGATTTGCTGCAGGCATTTTCTCCAAGGATGCTAATGTGATCAAAATAATCCATAAAGGAATTCCG TTTGTTGCTGGTACACAAACAATCAACTCCTTGGCGTTTGTATTTGATGGAGTCAATTTTGGAGCATCTGATTACTCATATTCTGCATATTCTATG GTTGCAGTAGCTGCTATTAGCATTCCATGCTTGATAGTCCTATCTTCACATCATGGATTTATTGGAATATGGATTGCGCTGACGATCTATATGAGCTTACGAACTATTGCTAGCAATTGGAG GATGGGAGCAGCGAGGGGACCATGGACTTTCCTTCGCAGATGA